One Neisseria sp. Marseille-Q5346 genomic region harbors:
- a CDS encoding homocysteine S-methyltransferase family protein, which translates to MSHDVPVLRSGENVHEAVDFAVEIGAAAMLFNCSQPEVMAEALKVANEAQGRLKLGVYANAFEPVKGQMNDANDGLDPIRADATPENYLAWARQWADLGAEIIGGCCGIAPEHIRALAQGFKAV; encoded by the coding sequence ATGTCGCATGATGTACCGGTGTTGCGTTCGGGGGAAAACGTGCACGAGGCGGTGGATTTCGCGGTAGAAATAGGTGCGGCGGCAATGTTGTTCAATTGCAGTCAGCCTGAAGTAATGGCAGAAGCTTTGAAAGTGGCGAATGAAGCTCAAGGCCGTCTGAAACTGGGTGTTTACGCCAATGCATTTGAACCGGTAAAAGGACAGATGAACGATGCCAATGACGGTTTGGATCCGATTCGTGCCGACGCTACGCCGGAAAATTATTTGGCGTGGGCGAGACAATGGGCGGATTTGGGTGCTGAAATCATCGGCGGGTGCTGCGGTATCGCACCTGAACATATCCGTGCGTTGGCGCAAGGATTTAAGGCCGTCTGA
- a CDS encoding rhodanese-like domain-containing protein has product MTDIIQLSPTELKQWQDEGRAFHLLDVRTDEERAICTLPAAIHIPMNLIPLRQNELPDDDLPIVVYCHHGIRSLHTAMYLEDAGFENLYNLQGGIDAWAMQVDSKMMRY; this is encoded by the coding sequence ATGACCGACATCATCCAACTCTCGCCCACCGAATTGAAACAATGGCAGGACGAAGGCCGCGCATTTCATCTGCTCGACGTCCGCACCGATGAAGAACGCGCCATCTGCACCCTGCCCGCTGCCATTCATATTCCGATGAACCTCATCCCCCTGCGTCAAAACGAGCTGCCCGACGACGATTTGCCCATTGTCGTTTACTGCCACCACGGCATCCGCAGCCTGCACACGGCAATGTATTTGGAAGACGCCGGATTTGAAAACCTCTACAACCTGCAAGGCGGCATTGATGCCTGGGCAATGCAGGTTGACAGCAAAATGATGCGGTATTGA